AAAGAAAAATTTGTTTGGTTTGAAGATAATATCCATTGTGATAAAAATTGGCCAGATGAATTAAATAACGTTAATTGGGATAAACTGATAAATAGTTTGAACTATTTTAAATCATATAGTCAAAAAGAATTTATAGGTAAACAGTTAGAAAACTTAATAAAGGATCTAAAACAAATTTTTGTTTTGATACCTCTTACTCAGATAGAAAACTTATTAGAAAAAGAGACAAAAATTGTTGATCAACTAAACCGCTTTGAAAAAATCACTATTAAATTTATAAACAAAAACACTTCTGATTATTTCGATCTTGATTTTTTAAATGAGTCTATAACTTTTTTCAAAAATTTTAAAGAAAAACTAAATGAAATCGGAGTAGAGTTACCTTGGGTAAAAGATTTGTGCAGATCTATTTTAGAAAATGAAGAATTAATGAAAAGAAAAATAGATAAAATAAAATCAATAAAAGAAGAGGTTCTTAATTGGCAGTGTGTATTGCCAAAACAGAAAAATGAACCTATAGATGTTGAAGAGATCATTAATGACATAGAAATCTTATTGCATTATTTACAAAGTGGCGGAAAACTAGGTTTTTGGATTTTTAGACCTAGTATAGTAAAAGAAAGAGAATATTTAATAAAAAATTGTTATATTGACGGAAAAAAATGTAGCACTATTGATGACTTAAGAAGATTGAATCTTTATTTAAAAACAATGAATGAATTGAAAAGACTTTATGGCGATTGGGAAAAATATTTTGAAGACACATCAACTACAACTCTGAAAGAAAAATATAAAATTCTAAAAGAAAAGATCTTAGATCCAGCAGAGCAAATTATGAAAGATAAAGATCTACTTTTAAAGTGTAGACTTTATCAAAAGAAACTAGGTATTACAGACCCCACCGTTTTCTTTGATCCTGACAAGATTGTTCAGCTTATTGATGAATTAAATTATTACAAATTACAAACTGAATTAGTGGACATTCAGCAAAAGATAAACCTATTAATAGAAGAATTAAAAAATATAAATACTAGTTGCTATGATTTGCCACGTCTACTTAAATACTTAGAAGAAAGAAGAGTTGACGAACTATTAAATGCTATTTATAAAATAAAAGAAGAAAAAGAAAAAATATTACTAATTGAAAAAAATTTAGAAATTTTAAAAAAACATCTTCCAAATTTAATTGATAATATTTTTTTAAATCCAAATTATGAATATTGGGCTCCTAAAATTAAAGTATTAAACAGGGCTTGGGATTTTGCGAGATTAAAATCTTTTCTTCATGAAATTACATCTGAAAATGATTTTGAACAATTAAATAAGCAGCTTTCTCAACTTGAAAATGAGGAAAGAAAAATTATTGCAGACATAATTGCATTAAAAACATGGTATTTCTTATCAAAAAAAATTGATAAAGAAACTAAAAAGCATTTAGTTGCATGGGAACAGGCTATTAAAAAAATCGGTAGAGGTAAAGGAAAATATGTTAATAAATATATGAAAGATGCACAATCACATTTAGAAGAAGTAATATACTCCTTTCCAATTTGGATAATGCCTATTTATAAAATTTATTACACATTTGAAATCAAAAATTTCTTGTGGTTTGATGTTCTGATTATTGACGAAGCTTCACAATGCAGTATATTAGAAGGATTTCCCTTATTTCAATTAGCGGCTAAGGTTGTAATAGTTGGAGATGATAAACAGATTTCACCAGAAGCTATCGGTATCGAAAAATCCAAGATTTTTCAATTACAAAGAGAATATTTGTATGACTTTGACTTTAAAGATACCTTTGATTTGGAAAGTAGTATTTTTGATTTGGGGAAAAGAATATCTCCTGATGATATTATCACTTTAAAAGAACATTTTAGATGTATGCCAGAAATTATAGAATTTTGTAATCGCTATTTTTATAATGGCTTTTTAGTTCCTTTAAAAGTTTTTTCACTGGATAGACTCAATCCTTTAGAAAAAATATATGTTTCTAATGCATATTGTAAAGGTAGCGGAAGCAATGTAATTAATCCAATAGAAGCGGAAGCCATTGTGGAAAAAATAATTGAAATATGTTCAGATGAAAGATATAAAGGTAAAACAATAGGAGTAATAAGCCTTTTAGGAGATGAGCAGGCAAAATACATAGAAACCTTAATAATGCAAAAACTTGACCACAAAGAAATTTTGGAAAGACAACTTTTATGTGGTAATCCTTACTCATTTCAAGGGGATGAAAGGGACATAATCTTCCTATCCTTGGTTATTGCTCCGATTAATGAAGATGGAACTAAAAGACACATAGGAGTTTTAAACAAAGTTCAAGATGAAAGGAGATTTAATGTCGCTGTAAGTAGAGCAAAGGAACAAATATGGTTATTTCATTCGGTAAAAATTGAAGATTTATCCCGTGAAGATTTAAGGAGAAAGTTATTAGAGTATTTTTATACTCCACACAAATTTGAAATTGAAGGAATAGATTTAAATGAATTAAGAAAAATCGCTATCTCAGCTAATAGATATTTTGAAAAACCTCCCTCTCCTTTTGAAAGTTGGTTTGAGGTTGATGTTGCACTGGAAATTCTTACATTAGGGTTTGAAGTTAAACCTCAGTTTAAAGTTGGACCATATCGCATTGATTTAGTCACTTTTGATAAATTGAATACTCTTAATAGACTTGCAATAGAATGTGATGGAGATAAATATCATGGAATAGAACATATAGAACGAGATATTAACAGACAAAAAATCTTGGAAAGATGCGGTTGGAAATTTTTCAGAATCAGAGCTTCTGAATTTTACTTTGATAAACACAAAGTATTAGAAAAACTAAAATCTACATTAGAAAGTTTGAATATTTATCCCAGATAAGTTTTTTTTGTAGATTAAATTTTTTATCAAATCTTCCGATTGTCAGCAAAATGAAAGGTAGTGTCTCATTAACTATAAAGACTTGAGAGGGCAGAGAGGCCATGGTAGCTTCCTCAAAAACGACACCAAATCACTAAAAAAGAAGGGAAGGTACCATGAAAAGAACAGACTAATTATTTCAAAAATAGACAAAGAAGGCTATGGAAAAAGACAGGTTAAAAGAAGCGGTGTTTAAGGCTATTTTTGATAGAAGGAGCATAAGAAGGTATTTAGAACAAAAGCCTAACAAGGAGTTAATCTATCGATTGTTAGAAGCTGGTATATGGGCTCCTTCTGGGTTAAACAACCAACCTTGGAGGTTTGTAATAGTCTGGTCTGAAGAAATTAAACAAAAGCTGGCAGCCTTAACCAGATATCATGAAATCATCAAAAAGGCTCCGGTTTTAATTGGCGTGTTTTTAGATAAAGACAGGATGTACCACCAGATAAAAGACCATCAATCTGCAGGGGCTTGTATCCAAAACATCCTGCTTGCAGCTCATGCCTCTGGTCTTGGGGCCTGTTGGTTAGGTGAAATCTTAAAAAACGAAGAAAAAGTAAAAGAGGTCCTCTCCTTACCTAAGGAGAAATACGAACTTGCAGCTTTTATCGCTTTAGGATATCCAGATGATCAAAGTAAAAGGACCTCCAGACAACCTTTAGAAAACTTTATCATCAAAGAGATTTAAAAGACTAAGCAGGGGGTTCTCATGACCAAAAAATTCGTTCCCTTGATGTTAAGCTTGAGTTTTATTTTAGTAGGATGTAGTAAAGGATTAGGAGGTTCAGGCGGTTGTCCTACAGTAAAAGAATTCCAAAAAAAATTAGATAACCTTCAGCCTGGAATTCAAATAGAAAAAATCGAAAAATCACCGATTCCAGGGTTATGTAAAGTAGTGATTAAAATATCGGAGTTTAATAAAGCTCTGTTTTATACTGACGCAAAAGGAAATTACATCATAAGTGGGAACATCATTGACATAGCACAAAAAAAAGATATCATCAGAGAAGAGATGGAAAAATTAAACAAAAAAGTGCTTGATAAAAACACATTAGCAGAGGTAGAAAAGCTTGTTGACCTTACCTATGGCAACTCTCCTAACGTAGTATACTTTATTACTGACCCTGACTGTCCTGTCTGTAAACGTGCTGAACCTGTGTTAGAAAACCTGGCTAAAGAGGGGAAGATAACGGTCAAAACCATACTTTTACCCTTAGAGTCTTTACATCCCGAGGCCAAAAATAAATCTATATCTCTTATCTGTGATAAAAAAGGTTTTCAAGACCTTATCCAAGGATATAAAGGGGCTAACCTTTGTGCTTCAGGAAAAGAAAAAATAGAAAAAAACATAGATTTTATGTTTAACAAAATAGGAGTAACCGGGACCCCTGCTTTTATCTTCCCAGACGGAGAAGTTGTAATAGGTTGGGTAGGTCCGGAGTTTATTCTCAACAAGTTTAACTTGCGATAAAAATATGTTAACCGTTCAAGAAAAACTTTTTTGCTTAAAACTGGCAAGAAAAACCTTAGAAGACTATTTTAAAGGAACTTATGAACTAATTAACCCTCCAGACAAATACCCCTCTCTTAAACAAAAGAGAGGGGCTTTTGTGACCTTGCTTAAGGAAGGCAATCTGAGAGGGTGTATCGGGATTATCGAACCTTTATACCCTCTCTATCAAGTAATCCAAGAAATGGCTATCTCTGCAGCCTTTAAAGACCCAAGGTTTCCACCCCTTACAAAGGAGGAGCTTTCTCTTACAGAAATAGAAATTTCAGTTCTATCTCCTCTTAAAAAAGGAACTATAGAAGAGATAGAGGTAGGGAAACACGGGGTATATTTAATCAAAGGCTTTTATCGAGGCGTACTCCTTCCTCAAGTACCTGTAGAGTATGGTTGGGACAAAAAGACCTTTTTAGAACACCTCTGTCTTAAAGCTGGCCTTCACCCTAACTGTTATAAGGAAAAAGACGTAGAAATCTATCTTTTTACGGCAGAGGTTTTTAAAGAAAGCGAATTTTTTAAAAACTAATCAAGCCTTTCTGTCTCCTCTAAAGAGGCTTATCAACTGGCTCAGGTTGTTGCAAAGGTTATTTTTTCCTTTACCTATTTATTGATGGCTATAGGACAACCTCCGTTATTCAGGATTGACCGTACAGGAGCAGCTATCATAGGTGCCTCTCTTATGGTAATCTCTGGGAGTCTATCTGTATATGAAGCTTATGAAGCCATAGATTATAAAACCATTTTTAATCCTCTTTGGGATGAGGATCTTGATCGCTAACCTGAGGTTGTCTGGATTTTTTAACCTTGTGTTATCGTGTTATCCTTTTTAGCCCAAAGAGTACAAAACCCCTCAAAACTACTTTACCTTTTGATTTTTACTTCAGGCATGTGGGAGTAGAATATAAATTGTGTCTTTTAATAAAATATTTTAGAGGCATAATAAAAATTTTTAATATTTTTTAAATTAATGATAACATAAAACCTAAAAGACTAAACTAACCAGGAGGTCTGTAAAATGGAAAACTTAGACTTAGATTTAGAAAAAGTTTTAAGTGAAATCTCAAAAATTGAATCAAAAGAGGGTATCAAAATGGCTGCTGCACTCCTCTTAAACGCTCTCATGAAAAAAGAAAGAGAAATATTCCTTAGAGATAGTATTGATAATAAAGCTAATGGTTACTATGAAAGACAACTTGCCTGTTTCTTAGGTAACCTTGGTATCTCTGTCCCAAGAGATAGAAAATCTGAATTCAGACCTGCTATTCTTCCTCCTGAATGGCAAAAAGCTGATGAATCCTTCCAGGACTTTATCCTTAACCTCGTTCTCCAAAGCTACTCCCCCAATAAAATCAAAGCCCTCTTGCAATCTATGAAACTCCCCTACTCCCCAGAACAAATAGAAGAAATTAAAGAAGAATTGTATAACCAAGCCAAAGAATTAAAAACCAAAGAATTGCCAGAAAATTTGTTTGCTATGTTTATAGACGCTTATCATACTCAGATAAAAGATACCGAAGCCAACAGAATCAGAAAAGCAGTTATTTATAATATCATCGGGATAGATATGGAGGGAAGAAAAAATTTACTTTCTTATTACATTTATTTTGGTTCAGAGACGAAGGAGGACTGGCTCCAGATACTTAATGATTTGATAAAGAGGGGAGTTAAGAGGGTTATGGTAATAGTGAGTGATGATTTTCCTGGCCTTACTCAAGCCATAAAAGCCCTCTTTCCTGAGACAGATCATCAGCTTTGTTTTGTACACATGCAAAGGAACATCAACAGGAACATGTCTAAGCAGGATGCTAAAAAATTTTATGAGGAGTTAAGCATTATAAAGAGGATAGAGGAGTATGAGAGGGCCTTAAATAGATTTGAGGAATTATGTAAGAGTTATGAGAAGAAGTATCCAGCTTATATAAAGGGACTTTTGAAAAAGAAGGAGCATTATTTTGTTTATAAGAAATATCCTGAGGGGGTGAGGAGGTATATATACACGACGAATGTGGTTGAGAATATAAATAGCAGGATAGAGCTGATAAGGGTAAATACAGGGGGATATTTTCAATCAATCAAGACAGCAGAGGTTGCGATATACATAACAGTAAGTCGGATTCAGAAAACGAGATGGCAAAAACCACTTCCTTTAATTAAGTCTGCTTTATACGAATTGAGGCAAATGTTTGTAAAGAGATTTTATAAGGAGACACAATTCTCTTGACAAGTGTCCAAAACATCATAATTGGGGCTGCTTCAGGCATATCTTACAAGTAAATTCTTTTTTCTTTTTTCATCTATTTCCAGTAGCTTTTATCTGTGCTGGGGTAATCCACAGGTTTTACAAAAAAGATTTAACCTCATCAGTAAAAACCCCCGAAGAAGCCTTAAAATA
Above is a genomic segment from Thermodesulfobacterium commune DSM 2178 containing:
- a CDS encoding IS256 family transposase; the protein is MENLDLDLEKVLSEISKIESKEGIKMAAALLLNALMKKEREIFLRDSIDNKANGYYERQLACFLGNLGISVPRDRKSEFRPAILPPEWQKADESFQDFILNLVLQSYSPNKIKALLQSMKLPYSPEQIEEIKEELYNQAKELKTKELPENLFAMFIDAYHTQIKDTEANRIRKAVIYNIIGIDMEGRKNLLSYYIYFGSETKEDWLQILNDLIKRGVKRVMVIVSDDFPGLTQAIKALFPETDHQLCFVHMQRNINRNMSKQDAKKFYEELSIIKRIEEYERALNRFEELCKSYEKKYPAYIKGLLKKKEHYFVYKKYPEGVRRYIYTTNVVENINSRIELIRVNTGGYFQSIKTAEVAIYITVSRIQKTRWQKPLPLIKSALYELRQMFVKRFYKETQFS
- a CDS encoding DsbC family protein, which produces MTKKFVPLMLSLSFILVGCSKGLGGSGGCPTVKEFQKKLDNLQPGIQIEKIEKSPIPGLCKVVIKISEFNKALFYTDAKGNYIISGNIIDIAQKKDIIREEMEKLNKKVLDKNTLAEVEKLVDLTYGNSPNVVYFITDPDCPVCKRAEPVLENLAKEGKITVKTILLPLESLHPEAKNKSISLICDKKGFQDLIQGYKGANLCASGKEKIEKNIDFMFNKIGVTGTPAFIFPDGEVVIGWVGPEFILNKFNLR
- a CDS encoding nitroreductase family protein, which codes for MEKDRLKEAVFKAIFDRRSIRRYLEQKPNKELIYRLLEAGIWAPSGLNNQPWRFVIVWSEEIKQKLAALTRYHEIIKKAPVLIGVFLDKDRMYHQIKDHQSAGACIQNILLAAHASGLGACWLGEILKNEEKVKEVLSLPKEKYELAAFIALGYPDDQSKRTSRQPLENFIIKEI
- a CDS encoding AAA domain-containing protein, with the translated sequence MNIENSNNKLKEKLNSFLDYHKTLFNLKRKIIKKLEDYDEVIWLYEIPNEKECFCILNASDDVDETILEVYLPDEPEKPIIPHEINKYVVFDKNEEPKLNETLLLQLLQQNEITNEDLLQIKEIFEKYEKKYIEWLIEHERWRKIYKVYEKLYKMYFELKRNEAAYELVLGCGLLLWRQPNCQIIQRHILTARCVIEFEKDKKEIKVLFDENNPKVNLEDEMIDLEYRPSGIIESKKALLEDSSVFDLFLTTENNSNNIISFLKAFVNTLHPQGKYEHINQPDLKNINDIPRIEFAPAIILRKRTEPYLKWLNDLSKLEIKEISPLILEIAEIKKEDEEFYDTNKSTLIDYRLYFPKPYNEEQKKIIERLNFSNLVVIQGPPGTGKSHTIANLIAHLLAEGKRVLVTAKTSRALAVLKNLIPEKLREFCIFLFGDSSFEEKEHLEHSVKSLLYNLRNLDSERLENNIKELEEELEKIKCKKRELTHQILMLVNLEKEDYKEIGIYKGSRADLALQFEEDKEKFVWFEDNIHCDKNWPDELNNVNWDKLINSLNYFKSYSQKEFIGKQLENLIKDLKQIFVLIPLTQIENLLEKETKIVDQLNRFEKITIKFINKNTSDYFDLDFLNESITFFKNFKEKLNEIGVELPWVKDLCRSILENEELMKRKIDKIKSIKEEVLNWQCVLPKQKNEPIDVEEIINDIEILLHYLQSGGKLGFWIFRPSIVKEREYLIKNCYIDGKKCSTIDDLRRLNLYLKTMNELKRLYGDWEKYFEDTSTTTLKEKYKILKEKILDPAEQIMKDKDLLLKCRLYQKKLGITDPTVFFDPDKIVQLIDELNYYKLQTELVDIQQKINLLIEELKNINTSCYDLPRLLKYLEERRVDELLNAIYKIKEEKEKILLIEKNLEILKKHLPNLIDNIFLNPNYEYWAPKIKVLNRAWDFARLKSFLHEITSENDFEQLNKQLSQLENEERKIIADIIALKTWYFLSKKIDKETKKHLVAWEQAIKKIGRGKGKYVNKYMKDAQSHLEEVIYSFPIWIMPIYKIYYTFEIKNFLWFDVLIIDEASQCSILEGFPLFQLAAKVVIVGDDKQISPEAIGIEKSKIFQLQREYLYDFDFKDTFDLESSIFDLGKRISPDDIITLKEHFRCMPEIIEFCNRYFYNGFLVPLKVFSLDRLNPLEKIYVSNAYCKGSGSNVINPIEAEAIVEKIIEICSDERYKGKTIGVISLLGDEQAKYIETLIMQKLDHKEILERQLLCGNPYSFQGDERDIIFLSLVIAPINEDGTKRHIGVLNKVQDERRFNVAVSRAKEQIWLFHSVKIEDLSREDLRRKLLEYFYTPHKFEIEGIDLNELRKIAISANRYFEKPPSPFESWFEVDVALEILTLGFEVKPQFKVGPYRIDLVTFDKLNTLNRLAIECDGDKYHGIEHIERDINRQKILERCGWKFFRIRASEFYFDKHKVLEKLKSTLESLNIYPR
- the amrA gene encoding AmmeMemoRadiSam system protein A, which gives rise to MLTVQEKLFCLKLARKTLEDYFKGTYELINPPDKYPSLKQKRGAFVTLLKEGNLRGCIGIIEPLYPLYQVIQEMAISAAFKDPRFPPLTKEELSLTEIEISVLSPLKKGTIEEIEVGKHGVYLIKGFYRGVLLPQVPVEYGWDKKTFLEHLCLKAGLHPNCYKEKDVEIYLFTAEVFKESEFFKN